Proteins from one Cicer arietinum cultivar CDC Frontier isolate Library 1 chromosome 3, Cicar.CDCFrontier_v2.0, whole genome shotgun sequence genomic window:
- the FTA1 gene encoding protein VERNALIZATION 3 isoform X3, which produces MASGSRNPLVVGRVIGDVLDNFENSIPLRVTYGNREVNNGCELKPSQVANQPRASVGGNDMRNFYTLVLVDPDSPSPSNPTFREYLHWLVTDIPATTGVSFGNVGEFIQFYIMMMSYTAIISVSVCVKECENQQDASGSRSPLVVEC; this is translated from the exons ATGGCCAGTGGTAGCCGAAATCCTCTTGTTGTTGGGCGTGTAATAGGGGATGTATTAGACAACTTTGAAAATTCAATTCCTCTTCGAGTCACCTATGGTAATAGGGAGGTTAATAATGGTTGTGAGCTTAAACCTTCTCAAGTTGCCAATCAACCCAGAGCGAGTGTTGGTGGAAATGACATGAGGAACTTCTACACCCTA GTTTTGGTGGATCCTGATTCACCTAGCCCAAGTAACCCCACTTTTAGAGAGTACCTTCATTG GTTGGTGACTGATATTCCAGCAACTACTGGGGTTAGTTTCG GTAACGTGGGTGAGTTCATTCAATTTTATATCATGATGATGAGTTATACTGCTATCATTTCAGTTTCT GTTTGTGTGAAGGAGTGTGAGAACCAGCAAGATGCAAGTGGTAGCAGGAGTCCTCTAGTTGTTGAATGTTGA
- the FTA2 gene encoding protein VERNALIZATION 3 isoform X6, giving the protein MASGSRNPLVVGRVIGDVLDPFESSIRLLITYGNRNVNNGCELKPSQVAKQPQVSIGGNDLRIFYTLVLVDPDAPSPSNPSFREYLHWLVTDIPSTAGASFGFKRAYDSSFNHWK; this is encoded by the exons ATGGCCAGTGGTAGCAGAAATCCTCTTGTTGTTGGGCGTGTAATAGGGGATGTATTAGACCCCTTTGAAAGTTCTATTCGTCTCCTAATCACCTACGGTAATAGGAATGTTAACAATGGTTGTGAGCTTAAACCTTCCCAAGTAGCCAAACAACCTCAAGTGAGTATAGGCGGAAACGATCTCAGGATCTTCTACACCCTG GTTTTAGTAGATCCAGATGCACCTAGTCCAAGTAACCCCAGTTTTAGGGAGTACCTTCATTG GTTGGTGACTGATATTCCTTCAACTGCTGGGGCTAGTTTTG GTTTCAAGAGAGCTTATGACAGCTCATTTAACCATTGGAAGTAG
- the FTA2 gene encoding protein VERNALIZATION 3 isoform X4 has protein sequence MSYTILSITIPVSVLVDPDAPSPSNPSFREYLHWLVTDIPSTAGASFGNEVVCYEKPRPNLGIHRYVFVLFRQQCQQVVFAPGWRQNFNTREFAELYDLELPVAAVFFNCQRETGSGGRTFR, from the exons ATGAGTTATACTATTTTAAGTATCACCATTCCAGTATCT GTTTTAGTAGATCCAGATGCACCTAGTCCAAGTAACCCCAGTTTTAGGGAGTACCTTCATTG GTTGGTGACTGATATTCCTTCAACTGCTGGGGCTAGTTTTG GTAATGAAGTTGTATGTTACGAAAAACCACGACCCAACTTGGGGATACATCGTTACGTGTTTGTATTATTTCGTCAACAGTGTCAACAAGTAGTGTTTGCTCCTGGCTGGCGACAGAATTTCAATACAAGAGAATTCGCTGAACTTTACGATCTTGAATTGCCAGTTGCTGCTGTGTTCTTCAATTGTCAAAGGGAGACTGGCTCTGGGGGAAGAACCTTTAGATAA
- the FTA1 gene encoding protein VERNALIZATION 3 isoform X6, with protein sequence MASGSRNPLVVGRVIGDVLDNFENSIPLRVTYGNREVNNGCELKPSQVANQPRASVGGNDMRNFYTLVLVDPDSPSPSNPTFREYLHWLVTDIPATTGVSFGSNMVLNCDDPLAVTHAFPKTGLCEGV encoded by the exons ATGGCCAGTGGTAGCCGAAATCCTCTTGTTGTTGGGCGTGTAATAGGGGATGTATTAGACAACTTTGAAAATTCAATTCCTCTTCGAGTCACCTATGGTAATAGGGAGGTTAATAATGGTTGTGAGCTTAAACCTTCTCAAGTTGCCAATCAACCCAGAGCGAGTGTTGGTGGAAATGACATGAGGAACTTCTACACCCTA GTTTTGGTGGATCCTGATTCACCTAGCCCAAGTAACCCCACTTTTAGAGAGTACCTTCATTG GTTGGTGACTGATATTCCAGCAACTACTGGGGTTAGTTTCG gGTCAAATATGGTATTAAATTGTGATGATCCACTAGCAG TGACCCATGCTTTTCCTAAGACAGGTTTGTGTGAAGGAGTGTGA
- the FTA2 gene encoding protein VERNALIZATION 3 isoform X3, translating to MASGSRNPLVVGRVIGDVLDPFESSIRLLITYGNRNVNNGCELKPSQVAKQPQVSIGGNDLRIFYTLVLVDPDAPSPSNPSFREYLHWLVTDIPSTAGASFDIFNGIRPICLMVARPNKMSSAAIK from the exons ATGGCCAGTGGTAGCAGAAATCCTCTTGTTGTTGGGCGTGTAATAGGGGATGTATTAGACCCCTTTGAAAGTTCTATTCGTCTCCTAATCACCTACGGTAATAGGAATGTTAACAATGGTTGTGAGCTTAAACCTTCCCAAGTAGCCAAACAACCTCAAGTGAGTATAGGCGGAAACGATCTCAGGATCTTCTACACCCTG GTTTTAGTAGATCCAGATGCACCTAGTCCAAGTAACCCCAGTTTTAGGGAGTACCTTCATTG GTTGGTGACTGATATTCCTTCAACTGCTGGGGCTAGTTTTG ACATCTTCAACGGGATACGTCCCATTTGCTTAATGGTAGCTCGACCAAACAAAATGTCATCTGCAGCCATCAA GTAA
- the FTA2 gene encoding protein VERNALIZATION 3 isoform X1 — protein MASGSRNPLVVGRVIGDVLDPFESSIRLLITYGNRNVNNGCELKPSQVAKQPQVSIGGNDLRIFYTLVLVDPDAPSPSNPSFREYLHWLVTDIPSTAGASFGNEVVCYEKPRPNLGIHRYVFVLFRQQCQQVVFAPGWRQNFNTREFAELYDLELPVAAVFFNCQRETGSGGRTFR, from the exons ATGGCCAGTGGTAGCAGAAATCCTCTTGTTGTTGGGCGTGTAATAGGGGATGTATTAGACCCCTTTGAAAGTTCTATTCGTCTCCTAATCACCTACGGTAATAGGAATGTTAACAATGGTTGTGAGCTTAAACCTTCCCAAGTAGCCAAACAACCTCAAGTGAGTATAGGCGGAAACGATCTCAGGATCTTCTACACCCTG GTTTTAGTAGATCCAGATGCACCTAGTCCAAGTAACCCCAGTTTTAGGGAGTACCTTCATTG GTTGGTGACTGATATTCCTTCAACTGCTGGGGCTAGTTTTG GTAATGAAGTTGTATGTTACGAAAAACCACGACCCAACTTGGGGATACATCGTTACGTGTTTGTATTATTTCGTCAACAGTGTCAACAAGTAGTGTTTGCTCCTGGCTGGCGACAGAATTTCAATACAAGAGAATTCGCTGAACTTTACGATCTTGAATTGCCAGTTGCTGCTGTGTTCTTCAATTGTCAAAGGGAGACTGGCTCTGGGGGAAGAACCTTTAGATAA
- the FTA1 gene encoding protein VERNALIZATION 3 isoform X7, with amino-acid sequence MASGSRNPLVVGRVIGDVLDNFENSIPLRVTYGNREVNNGCELKPSQVANQPRASVGGNDMRNFYTLVLVDPDSPSPSNPTFREYLHWLVTDIPATTGVSFGSNMVLNCDDPLAGLCEGV; translated from the exons ATGGCCAGTGGTAGCCGAAATCCTCTTGTTGTTGGGCGTGTAATAGGGGATGTATTAGACAACTTTGAAAATTCAATTCCTCTTCGAGTCACCTATGGTAATAGGGAGGTTAATAATGGTTGTGAGCTTAAACCTTCTCAAGTTGCCAATCAACCCAGAGCGAGTGTTGGTGGAAATGACATGAGGAACTTCTACACCCTA GTTTTGGTGGATCCTGATTCACCTAGCCCAAGTAACCCCACTTTTAGAGAGTACCTTCATTG GTTGGTGACTGATATTCCAGCAACTACTGGGGTTAGTTTCG gGTCAAATATGGTATTAAATTGTGATGATCCACTAGCAG GTTTGTGTGAAGGAGTGTGA
- the FTA1 gene encoding protein VERNALIZATION 3 isoform X5 — MASGSRNPLVVGRVIGDVLDNFENSIPLRVTYGNREVNNGCELKPSQVANQPRASVGGNDMRNFYTLVLVDPDSPSPSNPTFREYLHWLVTDIPATTGVSFGNVGEFIQFYIMMMSYTAIISVSGQIWY, encoded by the exons ATGGCCAGTGGTAGCCGAAATCCTCTTGTTGTTGGGCGTGTAATAGGGGATGTATTAGACAACTTTGAAAATTCAATTCCTCTTCGAGTCACCTATGGTAATAGGGAGGTTAATAATGGTTGTGAGCTTAAACCTTCTCAAGTTGCCAATCAACCCAGAGCGAGTGTTGGTGGAAATGACATGAGGAACTTCTACACCCTA GTTTTGGTGGATCCTGATTCACCTAGCCCAAGTAACCCCACTTTTAGAGAGTACCTTCATTG GTTGGTGACTGATATTCCAGCAACTACTGGGGTTAGTTTCG GTAACGTGGGTGAGTTCATTCAATTTTATATCATGATGATGAGTTATACTGCTATCATTTCAGTTTCT gGTCAAATATGGTATTAA
- the FTA1 gene encoding protein FLOWERINGUS T isoform X1: protein MASGSRNPLVVGRVIGDVLDNFENSIPLRVTYGNREVNNGCELKPSQVANQPRASVGGNDMRNFYTLVLVDPDSPSPSNPTFREYLHWLVTDIPATTGVSFGNEVVGYERPRPTSGIHRFVFVLFRQQCRQRVYAPGWRQNFNTREFAELYNLGLPVAAVFFNCQRESGSGGRTFR from the exons ATGGCCAGTGGTAGCCGAAATCCTCTTGTTGTTGGGCGTGTAATAGGGGATGTATTAGACAACTTTGAAAATTCAATTCCTCTTCGAGTCACCTATGGTAATAGGGAGGTTAATAATGGTTGTGAGCTTAAACCTTCTCAAGTTGCCAATCAACCCAGAGCGAGTGTTGGTGGAAATGACATGAGGAACTTCTACACCCTA GTTTTGGTGGATCCTGATTCACCTAGCCCAAGTAACCCCACTTTTAGAGAGTACCTTCATTG GTTGGTGACTGATATTCCAGCAACTACTGGGGTTAGTTTCG GTAATGAGGTTGTAGGTTATGAAAGGCCACGACCCACCTCTGGAATTCATCGTTTTGTGTTTGTATTGTTTCGTCAACAATGCAGACAAAGAGTGTATGCTCCAGGATGGAGACAAAATTTTAATACAAGAGAATTTGCTGAACTCTACAACTTAGGATTGCCTGTTGCAGCTGTTTTCTTCAATTGTCAAAGGGAGAGTGGCTCTGGTGGAAGAACATTtagataa
- the FTA2 gene encoding protein VERNALIZATION 3 isoform X2, whose amino-acid sequence MASGSRNPLVVGRVIGDVLDPFESSIRLLITYGNRNVNNGCELKPSQVAKQPQVLVDPDAPSPSNPSFREYLHWLVTDIPSTAGASFGNEVVCYEKPRPNLGIHRYVFVLFRQQCQQVVFAPGWRQNFNTREFAELYDLELPVAAVFFNCQRETGSGGRTFR is encoded by the exons ATGGCCAGTGGTAGCAGAAATCCTCTTGTTGTTGGGCGTGTAATAGGGGATGTATTAGACCCCTTTGAAAGTTCTATTCGTCTCCTAATCACCTACGGTAATAGGAATGTTAACAATGGTTGTGAGCTTAAACCTTCCCAAGTAGCCAAACAACCTCAA GTTTTAGTAGATCCAGATGCACCTAGTCCAAGTAACCCCAGTTTTAGGGAGTACCTTCATTG GTTGGTGACTGATATTCCTTCAACTGCTGGGGCTAGTTTTG GTAATGAAGTTGTATGTTACGAAAAACCACGACCCAACTTGGGGATACATCGTTACGTGTTTGTATTATTTCGTCAACAGTGTCAACAAGTAGTGTTTGCTCCTGGCTGGCGACAGAATTTCAATACAAGAGAATTCGCTGAACTTTACGATCTTGAATTGCCAGTTGCTGCTGTGTTCTTCAATTGTCAAAGGGAGACTGGCTCTGGGGGAAGAACCTTTAGATAA
- the FTA1 gene encoding protein VERNALIZATION 3 isoform X4: MASGSRNPLVVGRVIGDVLDNFENSIPLRVTYGNREVNNGCELKPSQVANQPRASVGGNDMRNFYTLVLVDPDSPSPSNPTFREYLHWLVTDIPATTGVSFGNVGEFIQFYIMMMSYTAIISVSDLSICVFLFRVKYGIKL, from the exons ATGGCCAGTGGTAGCCGAAATCCTCTTGTTGTTGGGCGTGTAATAGGGGATGTATTAGACAACTTTGAAAATTCAATTCCTCTTCGAGTCACCTATGGTAATAGGGAGGTTAATAATGGTTGTGAGCTTAAACCTTCTCAAGTTGCCAATCAACCCAGAGCGAGTGTTGGTGGAAATGACATGAGGAACTTCTACACCCTA GTTTTGGTGGATCCTGATTCACCTAGCCCAAGTAACCCCACTTTTAGAGAGTACCTTCATTG GTTGGTGACTGATATTCCAGCAACTACTGGGGTTAGTTTCG GTAACGTGGGTGAGTTCATTCAATTTTATATCATGATGATGAGTTATACTGCTATCATTTCAGTTTCT GACTTATCTAtatgtgtttttctttttaggGTCAAATATGGTATTAAATTGTGA
- the FTA2 gene encoding protein VERNALIZATION 3 isoform X5, producing MASGSRNPLVVGRVIGDVLDPFESSIRLLITYGNRNVNNGCELKPSQVAKQPQVSIGGNDLRIFYTLVLVDPDAPSPSNPSFREYLHWLVTDIPSTAGASFGMRIDQVDRLGPTI from the exons ATGGCCAGTGGTAGCAGAAATCCTCTTGTTGTTGGGCGTGTAATAGGGGATGTATTAGACCCCTTTGAAAGTTCTATTCGTCTCCTAATCACCTACGGTAATAGGAATGTTAACAATGGTTGTGAGCTTAAACCTTCCCAAGTAGCCAAACAACCTCAAGTGAGTATAGGCGGAAACGATCTCAGGATCTTCTACACCCTG GTTTTAGTAGATCCAGATGCACCTAGTCCAAGTAACCCCAGTTTTAGGGAGTACCTTCATTG GTTGGTGACTGATATTCCTTCAACTGCTGGGGCTAGTTTTG gGATGCGAATAGATCAGGTCGATCGACTGGGGCCTACAATATAG